A region of Hippoglossus stenolepis isolate QCI-W04-F060 chromosome 7, HSTE1.2, whole genome shotgun sequence DNA encodes the following proteins:
- the LOC118112619 gene encoding pre-mRNA-splicing factor SLU7-like: MTEQPGTTDQTSATSEGILGLDEPKKMTREDWRKKKELEEQRKLGNAPAEVDEEGKDINPHIPQYISSVPWYIDPSKRPTLKHQRPQEEEEVPYSNIGEWYKRGVQENAVTTKFRKGACENCGALTHNKKDCLERPRKVGARFTGSGIAPDEHSQVQLDLDYDGKRDRWNGYDPEDHHRIVEEYAKVDLAKRTLKAQKLQDELASGKLDQTEWEHDSEDEDEDKYADDIDMPGQNFDSKRRITVRNLRIREDTAKYLRNLDPNSAYYDPKTRAMRENPYSNTGMNPDEVGYAGDNFARYSGATITMAQTQLFAWEAYERGSEVHLQADPTKLELLHLSFKDKKEDFKEQQRESILEKYGGQEHLDAPPRELLLAQTEDYVEYSRHGAVLKGLEKAVVRSKYEEDVIINNHMCIWGSYWKDGYWGYKCCHSMVKQSYCTGETGITVNNTDCVPFEEGLTEPQEEEQPKTLLEMHRDKMMKEKKKKKKSKKNKKRSSDKSDSEDEEKKKEKLKKALEAEDKHRKHIDAIMQIDERKRPYTSLQEVKAPTEEELEAFRMKRCRSDDPMASFLDK, from the exons ATGACCGAGCAGCCAGGCACCACCGACCAGACCAGCGCCACCTCGGAGGGCATCCTGGGCCTGGATGAGCCCAAGAAGATGACCAGGGAGgactggaggaagaagaaggagctggaggagcagaggaagctggGAAACGCTCCAGCTGAGGTGGACGAGGAGGgaaa GGACATTAACCCTCACATCCCACAGTACATTTCATCAGTGCCATGGTACATCGACCCGTCTAAAAGGCCCACTTTAAAGCATCAGAGaccacaggaagaagaagaagtgccGTACTCAAACATTGGAGAGTGGTATAAGAGAGGAGTGCAGGAG AATGCTGTGACCACTAAATTTCGTAAAGGAGCTTGTGAAAACTGTGGTGCCCTGACGCATAACAAGAAAGACTGCTTGGAG CGTCCCAGAAAAGTTGGGGCGAGGTTCACGGGCTCAGGAATAGCTCCAGATGAACACTCTCAGGTCCAGCTTGATTTGGACTACGATGGGAAGAGGGATCGCTGGAATGGTTACGACCCCGAAGACCACCATCGCATTGTGGAAGAGTACGCCAAAGTAGACCTG gCCAAAAGGACTCTCAAGGCACAGAAACTTCAGGACGAGTTGGCGTCTGGAAAACTGGACCAAACT GAGTGGGAACATGACAGcgaagatgaggatgaagataaATATGCAGATGACATTGACATGCCTGGTCAGAACTTTGACTCCAAAAGAAGAATTACTGTCAGGAATCTGCGTATCAGAGAAGACACAGCTAAA taCCTGAGGAATCTGGATCCAAACTCGGCCTACTATGATCCAAAGACTCGAGCTATGAGAGAGAACCCGTACTCCAACACTGGCATGAACCCTGATGA GGTGGGGTATGCTGGAGACAACTTTGCTCGCTACAGTGGGGCCACAATCACCATGGCTCAAACGCAAT TGTTTGCCTGGGAGGCCTACGAGAGAGGATCGGAGGTTCATCTGCAGGCCGACCCCACCAAGCTGGAGCTTCTCCACCTGTccttcaaagacaaaaaagaggaCTTTAAGGAGCAACAGCGGGAGAGCATCTTGGAGAAG TATGGAGGTCAAGAACACTTGGACGCTCCACCACGGGAGCTGCTGTTGGCCCAGACAGAGGACTACGTGGAGTACTCTCGTCACGGCGCTGTCCTGAAAGGACTAGAGAAGGCTGTCGTCCGCTCCAAGTACGAGGAGGACGTGATAATCAACAACCACATG tgtATTTGGGGCTCTTACTGGAAGGACGGCTACTGGGGCTACAAGTGTTGTCACTCCATGGTCAAACAGAGTTACTGCACAGGAGAGACTGGAATTACTGTA aacaacACAGACTGTGTTCCATTTGAAGAAGGTCTCACTGAACCACAGGAGGAAGAACAGCCCAAGACTCTGCTGGAG ATGCATCGTGATAAgatgatgaaagagaaaaagaagaaaaagaagagcaaaAAGAACAAGAAGCGCAGCTCTGACAAGAGCGATTCAGAGGacgaagagaagaagaaggagaagttgAAGAAG GCCCTCGAAGCagaggacaaacacagaaagcaCATAGATGCAATAATGCAGatagatgagaggaagaggccGTACACCAGCCTGCAGGAAGTGAAGGCGCCCAccgaggaggagctggaggcctTCCGCATGAAGCGCTGCCGGTCAGATGATCCCATGGCATCCTTCCTTGACAAGTGA